A DNA window from Mucilaginibacter xinganensis contains the following coding sequences:
- the hemE gene encoding uroporphyrinogen decarboxylase, producing the protein MRDSLLIKAAFSEETERPPVWMMRQAGRFMKEYWDIKNKYSFLEMCKTPELAADVTMLPVDLLGIDAAILFSDILVTGEAMGGDLSFNQGIGPKFANPVRTKADVDNLRTDVGDRLQYVADAIEVIQQRLNGRIPLIGFAGAPFTVMSYLVEGGSSKDFKLTKLMLHNEPELAHLLLSKIATVTADYLNLQIAAGVNAVQIFDSWAQALAWDDYKEFSHRYITEIISKLNRKDIPVISFCKGSSVFAPLMAEAKPDVISIDWNVDLLDMKKRLPAGIAVQGNLDPHILYADKKVIKERIYRLFDRMKGEKGFIFNLGHGIMPDIPFDNVKYAVDIIKEYRN; encoded by the coding sequence ATGAGAGATTCGTTATTAATTAAAGCAGCATTTTCTGAAGAAACAGAGCGGCCGCCCGTATGGATGATGCGCCAGGCGGGTCGTTTTATGAAGGAATATTGGGACATAAAGAACAAATATTCCTTTTTAGAGATGTGCAAAACCCCGGAGCTGGCGGCAGATGTTACCATGTTGCCGGTTGACCTTTTGGGCATTGATGCTGCAATATTATTTTCAGACATATTGGTTACTGGTGAAGCCATGGGAGGCGACCTGAGCTTTAACCAGGGTATAGGGCCTAAATTTGCCAACCCGGTACGCACCAAAGCTGACGTTGATAATTTACGAACCGACGTGGGTGACAGGTTACAATATGTAGCTGATGCCATAGAGGTGATTCAACAACGTTTGAACGGCCGCATCCCGCTGATAGGTTTTGCCGGAGCACCTTTTACTGTTATGAGTTACCTGGTTGAAGGCGGGTCGTCAAAAGATTTTAAGCTAACCAAACTGATGCTGCATAATGAGCCTGAACTTGCTCACCTGCTGTTATCAAAAATAGCAACTGTTACCGCTGATTATTTAAACTTGCAAATTGCGGCGGGCGTAAATGCTGTACAGATTTTTGACAGTTGGGCACAAGCCCTGGCATGGGATGATTACAAGGAATTTTCGCACCGTTATATCACCGAGATCATCAGTAAGCTTAACAGAAAAGATATCCCTGTGATCTCATTTTGTAAGGGCAGTTCAGTTTTTGCGCCGTTAATGGCCGAAGCCAAGCCGGATGTGATCTCCATTGACTGGAATGTTGACCTGCTTGACATGAAAAAACGTTTGCCTGCCGGCATTGCTGTTCAGGGGAATCTTGACCCGCATATTTTGTATGCCGATAAAAAAGTAATTAAAGAACGCATCTATCGCTTGTTCGACAGAATGAAAGGTGAAAAAGGGTTTATCTTTAATTTAGGCCATGGTATAATGCCCGATATCCCGTTTGATAATGTTAAATACGCAGTTGATATTATTAAAGAATATAGAAATTAA
- a CDS encoding tetratricopeptide repeat protein — MFASVALMFIVLLAWDYIRQGTLIVAAKYFHHKNYDKAERTLMEIFNPKWLSKSRRGYYEFLMGGVCLQKQDFEDAEKHYEIAAQYPLRSVNDHVAALVHVANINVRQGNFDKADAYLKLTEKHQENINAKMKDVIERLRQELKKHKL, encoded by the coding sequence ATGTTTGCGTCAGTTGCCCTGATGTTTATTGTGCTGCTTGCCTGGGATTACATCAGGCAGGGAACACTTATTGTTGCGGCAAAGTATTTTCATCATAAAAACTATGATAAGGCTGAGCGTACATTAATGGAGATCTTTAATCCGAAATGGCTGAGCAAAAGCCGCAGGGGTTATTATGAATTTTTAATGGGAGGTGTTTGCCTGCAAAAACAGGATTTCGAAGATGCGGAAAAACATTACGAAATAGCCGCACAATACCCTTTACGCTCGGTAAATGATCATGTGGCGGCGTTGGTGCATGTGGCCAATATAAATGTACGGCAGGGCAACTTTGACAAGGCCGATGCCTACTTAAAGCTTACCGAAAAGCACCAGGAAAATATAAACGCAAAAATGAAGGATGTTATTGAACGCCTTCGCCAGGAATTAAAAAAACACAAACTGTAG
- a CDS encoding response regulator transcription factor encodes MLNKKRILLAEDEEHLLEAIKLNLELEGYKVSTATNGKKALQIFKEERFNLVILDVMMPEIDGFVVAETIRLENSEVPIMFLTAKNTNEDKIAGLKKGADDYLTKPFNLEELILRVNNLVKRSLKGDDLKEFNSYKIGDKTIHFNSFELVNGDESITPLTKKETMLLKLLIERRNDAVSREQILETVWNYDVYPSTRTIDNFILTFRKYFEPDPKNPVYFHSIRGVGYKFTDNQH; translated from the coding sequence ATGTTAAACAAAAAGAGAATTTTATTAGCCGAGGACGAAGAGCATTTGCTTGAGGCCATTAAGCTTAACCTTGAACTTGAGGGTTACAAGGTGTCAACTGCTACTAATGGTAAAAAGGCTTTGCAAATATTTAAGGAAGAGCGTTTTAACCTGGTAATACTGGATGTTATGATGCCCGAAATTGATGGATTTGTAGTTGCTGAAACCATCAGGCTTGAAAATTCCGAAGTGCCTATTATGTTTTTAACCGCTAAAAATACCAACGAAGATAAAATAGCGGGCTTAAAAAAGGGTGCTGACGATTACCTGACTAAACCTTTTAATCTTGAGGAACTGATTCTTAGGGTGAACAACCTTGTAAAACGTAGTTTGAAAGGCGATGATCTTAAAGAATTTAACAGTTATAAAATAGGCGACAAAACTATTCACTTTAACTCGTTTGAATTGGTAAACGGCGATGAGTCAATCACTCCTTTAACCAAAAAGGAAACCATGCTGTTGAAGCTGCTTATTGAGCGCCGTAATGATGCTGTTTCGCGCGAGCAAATATTAGAGACAGTATGGAACTATGACGTTTACCCGTCAACCCGCACTATTGATAACTTTATTTTAACTTTCCGTAAGTATTTTGAACCAGACCCTAAAAACCCGGTTTATTTTCACTCTATCCGTGGTGTAGGTTATAAGTTTACTGATAATCAGCATTAA
- a CDS encoding sensor histidine kinase yields the protein MKRSFVIFYALIIYALAELIWWGYLLTKMMPSSFGMIMGEGSIFIVVFFAGAYSLHRSINRERKLQEQKKNFLLSVTHELKSPLASIKILLQTIQKRDLTKEQTLSFIGKSLMDIERLDDMVENMLLASKIDNRSYTFPKDRFSLSVLVDSIVNRLQITKCEGTQQIIDAEIEPKVEITGDKFALTSVVTNLIENAIKYSGPCETVGVKLFSKDGKVYLEVADHGIGIADQEKNRIFDKFYRVGSEDTRNTKGTGLGLYIVKEVLDKHQASIKVKDNRPAGSIFEVVFG from the coding sequence ATGAAAAGATCATTTGTAATATTTTATGCGCTTATCATTTATGCACTTGCAGAGCTGATATGGTGGGGCTACCTGCTTACCAAAATGATGCCAAGCAGCTTCGGTATGATAATGGGCGAAGGTTCCATATTCATAGTGGTGTTTTTTGCCGGGGCCTATTCGCTGCATCGTTCCATAAACCGGGAGCGCAAACTGCAGGAACAGAAAAAGAATTTTTTGCTTTCGGTAACACATGAACTTAAATCGCCACTGGCGTCAATCAAGATCCTTTTACAAACCATTCAAAAAAGGGACCTTACCAAAGAACAAACACTCAGTTTTATAGGTAAGTCATTAATGGATATTGAACGGCTTGACGATATGGTTGAGAATATGCTGCTGGCCTCAAAAATTGATAATCGCTCCTATACTTTCCCTAAAGACAGGTTTAGCCTTTCTGTATTGGTGGATAGCATTGTAAACCGGTTGCAGATCACCAAATGCGAAGGTACCCAGCAGATAATTGATGCTGAAATTGAGCCCAAGGTTGAAATAACCGGCGACAAATTTGCACTTACATCTGTTGTTACCAATTTGATTGAAAATGCTATAAAGTATTCAGGGCCCTGTGAAACTGTTGGTGTGAAACTTTTCTCAAAGGACGGTAAAGTGTACCTGGAAGTGGCTGATCATGGTATTGGGATAGCAGATCAGGAAAAAAACCGTATTTTCGATAAGTTCTACCGTGTAGGCAGCGAGGATACCCGTAATACAAAAGGTACCGGTTTAGGTCTGTATATTGTAAAAGAAGTATTGGACAAGCACCAGGCAAGTATAAAGGTGAAGGATAATCGCCCGGCAGGTAGTATATTTGAAGTGGTTTTTGGATAA
- the hemL gene encoding glutamate-1-semialdehyde 2,1-aminomutase, with protein MFESIKKKFTAEGNESAGSTGKPDINREKSAELYAKAKTFFPGGVNSPVRAFKSVYGTPLFIKRGDGCHLWDADDNQFVDFCCSWGPLILGHNNAKVREKVIEVMQNGMSFGAPTALENELAELIIKNNKFIEKIRFVSSGTEAVMSAIRLARGYTKRDKILKFEGCYHGHTDSLLVKAGSGLVTFGETSSAGVPKSFADETIVVALNDREAVQKAFEEFKDQIAAIIIEPVPANNGLILQEKEYLQYLREICTQNGTLLIFDEVISGFRIGFEGAAGYYQIKPDILTYGKIIGGGLPVGAYGASAEIMSNVSPDGGVYQAGTLSGNPVAMAAGIAQLSELLRMGFYRDLNNKTEEFTEAIQRFATARNYKFKVFTIGSIFWFAFTDKEAIRNADDIDASSMEKFKKLHRELLNRGVYLGPSGYEVGFISSAHTKIDLEKAKRAIFDSLEVVFREK; from the coding sequence ATGTTTGAGTCGATAAAAAAGAAATTCACCGCAGAGGGAAATGAATCAGCAGGTTCAACAGGAAAACCTGACATCAACCGCGAAAAATCTGCGGAACTATATGCCAAGGCAAAAACGTTTTTTCCGGGTGGGGTAAACTCACCGGTAAGGGCGTTTAAATCTGTTTACGGCACACCGCTTTTTATAAAAAGGGGAGATGGATGCCATTTGTGGGATGCGGACGATAACCAGTTTGTTGATTTTTGCTGCTCATGGGGGCCGCTTATTTTGGGCCATAACAATGCCAAAGTTCGCGAAAAGGTGATTGAGGTGATGCAGAACGGCATGTCGTTCGGTGCGCCTACAGCCCTGGAAAATGAATTGGCTGAGCTGATCATTAAAAACAACAAATTTATTGAAAAAATCCGCTTTGTAAGTTCTGGTACCGAGGCTGTTATGTCAGCCATCAGGTTAGCGAGGGGATACACCAAACGTGATAAGATCCTGAAGTTTGAAGGATGCTATCACGGGCATACCGATTCGCTGCTGGTTAAAGCCGGGTCTGGGCTGGTTACTTTTGGCGAAACTTCCTCCGCAGGCGTACCCAAATCATTTGCTGATGAAACTATTGTGGTTGCTTTAAATGACAGAGAAGCGGTGCAAAAGGCTTTTGAAGAATTTAAAGACCAGATAGCTGCCATAATTATTGAGCCTGTGCCTGCCAATAACGGCCTGATTTTACAGGAAAAAGAATACCTGCAATACCTCCGGGAAATCTGTACCCAAAACGGCACTTTACTCATCTTTGATGAGGTGATCTCTGGCTTCAGGATTGGCTTTGAGGGTGCCGCCGGTTACTATCAAATTAAACCGGATATCCTTACCTATGGTAAAATAATTGGCGGTGGCCTGCCTGTTGGGGCGTATGGTGCATCCGCCGAAATAATGAGTAACGTTTCTCCCGACGGCGGAGTTTACCAGGCCGGAACACTATCAGGCAACCCGGTTGCTATGGCTGCGGGTATTGCGCAATTAAGCGAACTGCTGCGCATGGGTTTCTATCGCGATCTTAATAATAAAACGGAAGAGTTTACCGAAGCTATTCAGCGTTTTGCTACTGCCCGCAATTATAAATTCAAAGTTTTTACCATCGGCTCAATATTTTGGTTTGCTTTTACCGATAAGGAAGCTATCCGTAACGCTGATGATATTGATGCATCCAGCATGGAGAAATTTAAAAAGCTTCACCGGGAACTGCTGAACCGAGGCGTTTACTTAGGCCCAAGCGGTTATGAGGTTGGATTTATATCCTCGGCCCATACTAAAATAGACCTTGAAAAAGCAAAACGTGCTATATTTGATAGCCTGGAAGTGGTATTCAGGGAAAAGTAG
- the hemB gene encoding porphobilinogen synthase: protein MLQRPRRNRKSEVIRDMVQETHVSAANLIFPLFIVDGTFQKSEVASMPGIYRYSIDNLLREIESCLKLGLNSFDLFPNIEESIKDKYATESYREQSLYLRAIREVKKNFPEACVVTDVAMDPYSSDGHDGIVENGEILNDETLEVLGKMALAHAQCGADIIAPSDMMDGRVGYIRKVLDDNKFTNVSIMSYSAKYASAFYGPFRDALNSAPKFGDKKTYQMNPANQREALIEARLDELEGADFLMVKPALPYLDIIKLIKDNTELPVAAYNVSGEYAMIKAAIQKGWLNEQRAITEVLTSIRRAGASAILTYHAKEVLENKWL from the coding sequence ATGCTACAACGACCACGAAGGAACAGAAAGAGCGAAGTTATTCGCGATATGGTGCAGGAAACGCATGTGAGTGCTGCTAACCTGATTTTTCCATTATTTATTGTTGATGGTACTTTTCAAAAAAGCGAAGTCGCTTCAATGCCGGGGATTTACCGCTATTCGATAGATAATTTGCTGCGCGAGATCGAAAGCTGCCTTAAACTCGGGCTCAACTCCTTCGACCTTTTTCCCAATATTGAGGAATCAATTAAAGATAAATATGCTACCGAAAGCTACAGGGAGCAAAGCCTGTATTTGCGCGCTATTCGCGAAGTAAAGAAAAATTTCCCCGAAGCTTGCGTGGTTACCGATGTGGCCATGGACCCTTACAGCAGCGACGGACATGATGGTATTGTTGAAAACGGCGAGATCCTGAATGATGAAACGCTGGAGGTGCTTGGTAAAATGGCGCTGGCCCATGCACAATGCGGGGCCGATATTATTGCCCCTAGTGATATGATGGATGGTCGCGTGGGTTATATTCGTAAGGTGCTTGACGATAACAAGTTTACCAACGTGTCTATCATGTCGTACTCGGCGAAATATGCCAGTGCATTTTATGGGCCGTTCAGGGATGCTTTAAATTCAGCCCCAAAGTTTGGCGATAAAAAGACATACCAGATGAATCCGGCAAACCAGCGTGAAGCCTTAATTGAGGCCCGTCTGGATGAATTGGAAGGGGCCGATTTTTTAATGGTAAAACCCGCCCTGCCTTACCTTGATATAATTAAATTAATAAAGGACAATACGGAACTGCCGGTTGCCGCGTATAATGTAAGCGGTGAATATGCCATGATAAAAGCAGCCATACAAAAAGGCTGGCTAAATGAGCAGCGCGCCATTACAGAAGTGCTTACCAGCATAAGGCGTGCCGGTGCAAGTGCGATACTAACGTATCACGCTAAAGAGGTTTTGGAGAATAAGTGGTTGTAA
- the hemC gene encoding hydroxymethylbilane synthase, producing MDRKLIIGTRGSDLALWQANFVKDSLAALNIPVELKIIKTQGDRILNLSFDKLEGKGFFTKELEEELLAGTIDLAVHSHKDLPTENPPGLIIAAVSEREDPSELLLILKDCVDVHQKLSVKYGGIVGTSSNRRKAQLLAYRPDLDIIDLRGNVPTRVNKLRDENYDAIMLAKAGVSRLGLDLSDFHVEELTPTELIPAPAQGALAIQIREIDKELFEALQPLNHPDVAEELAVERNVLKLFGGGCHLPLGCYCRKDDGVYQVFTSKADEGEGFPDRLFLEAPSTEGLAQKVASFFSADRKFPMKVFISRELSANSYFRKSLEKHDIEVEARSLIRTVPVITKLDNYILKHAEWVFFSSKNAVEYFFQLDPLLPKNVKFGVMGTGSEDMLRRKGHFVDYTGNGVDPADVAREFAALANGQTVVFPSAENSMRSIQQALSAETKVIDLTVYETILEDDVEQSGAEILVFTSPSNVEAYFVDNLLDPDQKIIAIGVSTGKKLDEIGVKYTLPYSPDETGLAEAVFGTICLSHRC from the coding sequence TTGGACAGAAAACTAATTATAGGAACCCGCGGCAGTGACCTGGCGCTTTGGCAGGCAAACTTTGTAAAAGATAGCCTTGCTGCACTTAACATTCCCGTTGAGCTAAAGATCATCAAAACACAAGGTGACCGGATACTTAACCTCAGCTTTGATAAGCTGGAGGGAAAGGGCTTTTTTACCAAAGAACTTGAAGAAGAATTATTGGCGGGCACCATTGACCTTGCGGTACACTCGCACAAGGACCTGCCGACTGAAAATCCTCCGGGACTCATTATCGCAGCAGTTTCAGAGCGGGAAGACCCGTCTGAACTACTGCTGATACTGAAGGACTGTGTTGATGTACACCAGAAGCTTTCTGTTAAATACGGAGGCATCGTAGGTACCTCATCAAATCGCCGCAAAGCACAATTGCTTGCTTACCGGCCCGACCTGGATATAATTGACCTTAGAGGTAACGTACCTACCCGCGTAAACAAACTGCGCGATGAAAATTACGATGCCATTATGCTGGCTAAAGCAGGTGTAAGCCGGCTCGGTTTAGACCTAAGCGATTTTCACGTAGAAGAATTAACGCCGACGGAATTGATCCCGGCCCCGGCACAGGGAGCGTTGGCTATCCAGATAAGGGAAATTGATAAAGAATTATTTGAAGCACTGCAGCCGCTTAACCACCCTGATGTGGCTGAAGAACTTGCAGTTGAACGTAATGTTTTAAAACTGTTTGGAGGCGGGTGCCATTTGCCATTAGGATGCTATTGCCGCAAGGATGATGGCGTTTATCAGGTGTTTACTTCAAAAGCCGATGAAGGCGAAGGTTTTCCGGACAGGTTGTTTTTAGAGGCACCATCAACCGAAGGACTGGCGCAAAAGGTGGCTTCGTTTTTTAGCGCCGACCGCAAGTTCCCGATGAAGGTATTTATATCACGTGAACTTTCAGCAAACAGCTATTTTCGTAAATCTCTGGAAAAACATGATATAGAGGTGGAGGCGCGCTCGCTGATCCGCACGGTGCCGGTAATTACCAAACTTGATAATTACATTTTAAAACATGCCGAATGGGTATTCTTCAGCAGTAAAAATGCGGTTGAGTACTTTTTTCAGCTGGATCCGCTATTGCCTAAAAATGTAAAATTTGGGGTGATGGGAACAGGGTCAGAAGATATGTTGCGTCGTAAAGGGCATTTTGTTGATTATACCGGTAACGGTGTTGATCCTGCAGATGTGGCAAGGGAATTTGCGGCGTTAGCCAATGGGCAAACCGTGGTATTCCCCTCTGCCGAAAACTCTATGCGGAGTATTCAGCAGGCTTTGTCAGCAGAAACCAAAGTTATCGACTTAACCGTATATGAAACCATACTGGAAGATGATGTAGAGCAAAGCGGCGCCGAGATCCTGGTGTTTACCAGCCCGTCAAATGTTGAGGCTTACTTTGTTGATAATTTACTTGATCCTGATCAGAAAATTATAGCCATCGGCGTATCAACCGGGAAAAAACTGGATGAAATAGGCGTAAAATATACCTTGCCTTATTCGCCTGATGAAACGGGCCTGGCTGAGGCGGTGTTCGGAACAATTTGCCTTAGCCACAGGTGCTGA
- the polA gene encoding DNA polymerase I: protein MKKLFLLDGMALIYRAHFALSKNPRFTSNGFNTSAVMGFTNTLLEVLRKEKPTHMAVVFDTEAPTERHTEFEAYKAHREAMPEDLSKALPYIFKVVLGFNIPLITSDGYEADDIIGTLAKKAEAKGYQVYCMTPDKDFGQLVSENIFVYKPARMGNEMEILGVKEILEKWEIERVDQVIDILGLWGDAVDGIPGIPGIGEKTAKALIKQYGSVEEIIAHSHELKGKQRENVEQFAEQGLMSKRLATINLNVPVELDEAGLEMCAPSKDLLEPLFAELEFRTLGRRVFGDDFSITETKAVSIQTDLFGNPVAEGRTTLTVDVEDIYEPPTPVEIKNINTVPHQYYLADTFEKRAGLIAILKQQKNFCFDTETTGTDANQCELVGLSFAVKPGEAWYVPVPVDDAEIRKIVLEFKPVLEDAAIGKTGQNLKFDILMLKWYDVEVKGDLFDTMMAHYIIDPDTRHNMDILSENYLSYKPVSITELIGAKGKNQGSMRDVEIEKIKEYAAEDADITLQLRNVFEPKLKEVEGEKLIHGMEHPLIYVLADIEYEGVKIDHDTLKEFSKQLEIDIARLEKIVYEKAGVRFNIASPKQLGEVLFEKLMLDPKAKKTKTGQYQTGEDVLLALAAKSDIVRDILDYRQLQKLKSTYVDALPTMVNAKTGRVHTSYNQAVAATGRLSSTNPNLQNIPIKTERGREVRKAFIPRDSGHTIVSADYSQIELRIIAEISKDANMMDAFVKNLDIHTATAANVYGITLEEVTSEQRRNAKAVNFGIIYGQSAFGLSQSLGIPRKEAAEIIDNYFAQFPGIKNYMSDTMNFARENGYVTTLMGRRRYLRDINSANATVRGFAERNAINAPIQGSAADMIKIAMINIHREFKSRNLDARMTMQVHDELVFDVPHHEVEVVKPIIMECMKNAIKTTVPIMVEIGTGDNWLEAH from the coding sequence ATGAAAAAACTGTTTCTCCTGGATGGGATGGCCCTGATTTACCGGGCACATTTTGCGCTAAGTAAAAACCCGCGTTTTACATCGAACGGGTTCAATACATCAGCCGTAATGGGTTTTACCAATACGCTGCTGGAGGTATTACGTAAAGAAAAGCCAACCCACATGGCGGTGGTATTTGATACTGAAGCACCAACCGAACGCCATACGGAGTTTGAAGCCTATAAAGCTCATCGCGAGGCCATGCCCGAGGATTTGAGCAAAGCATTGCCGTATATATTTAAAGTTGTTTTAGGTTTTAATATCCCACTGATCACGTCTGACGGTTATGAAGCCGATGATATTATAGGCACACTTGCCAAAAAAGCCGAAGCCAAAGGATACCAGGTTTATTGTATGACGCCGGATAAAGATTTCGGACAGTTGGTATCTGAAAATATCTTTGTTTACAAGCCGGCGCGAATGGGCAATGAGATGGAGATATTGGGCGTGAAGGAGATCCTGGAGAAATGGGAAATTGAGCGGGTTGACCAGGTGATTGATATTTTGGGATTATGGGGCGATGCGGTAGATGGGATTCCCGGGATTCCTGGGATTGGCGAGAAAACAGCAAAAGCGCTGATTAAACAATATGGTTCGGTTGAAGAAATTATTGCCCATAGCCATGAGCTAAAGGGAAAGCAGCGCGAAAATGTAGAACAATTTGCAGAACAGGGCTTAATGTCAAAAAGGCTGGCAACCATCAACCTGAATGTGCCTGTTGAACTGGATGAGGCAGGCCTTGAAATGTGCGCGCCAAGTAAAGACCTGCTGGAACCCCTGTTTGCCGAACTTGAATTCAGAACCCTGGGCAGGCGTGTTTTTGGGGACGATTTCAGCATTACCGAAACAAAAGCGGTATCTATCCAAACCGATCTTTTTGGTAACCCGGTAGCAGAAGGCCGCACTACGTTAACCGTTGACGTGGAGGATATTTACGAACCGCCAACCCCGGTAGAAATAAAGAACATAAACACCGTTCCCCACCAATATTATTTGGCTGATACCTTTGAAAAAAGGGCCGGGCTAATAGCAATTTTAAAGCAGCAAAAAAATTTTTGTTTCGATACTGAAACCACCGGTACCGACGCCAACCAATGCGAACTTGTGGGCCTTTCATTCGCAGTAAAACCCGGCGAGGCCTGGTATGTACCTGTGCCTGTTGATGACGCGGAGATAAGAAAGATAGTGCTGGAATTTAAACCGGTGCTGGAAGACGCGGCAATTGGCAAAACAGGGCAAAACTTGAAGTTCGACATCCTGATGCTGAAATGGTACGATGTGGAGGTTAAAGGCGACTTGTTTGATACGATGATGGCGCACTACATCATAGACCCGGATACCCGCCATAACATGGATATTCTTTCAGAAAACTACCTGAGTTATAAACCTGTATCCATTACTGAACTTATTGGTGCCAAGGGTAAAAACCAGGGCAGCATGCGCGATGTGGAGATTGAAAAGATAAAAGAGTATGCCGCAGAAGATGCCGACATTACCCTTCAGTTGCGGAACGTGTTTGAGCCGAAGTTAAAGGAGGTTGAAGGGGAGAAGCTCATCCACGGGATGGAGCATCCACTGATCTACGTATTGGCAGATATTGAGTATGAAGGCGTAAAAATTGATCATGACACGCTGAAAGAATTTTCCAAACAGCTGGAAATAGATATAGCCAGGCTGGAAAAGATAGTTTATGAAAAAGCAGGGGTAAGGTTCAATATTGCATCGCCAAAACAACTGGGCGAAGTGCTTTTTGAAAAGCTGATGCTTGATCCCAAAGCAAAAAAAACCAAGACGGGTCAATACCAAACCGGCGAAGACGTATTGCTGGCCCTGGCTGCAAAAAGCGATATCGTGCGCGATATTTTAGATTACCGCCAGCTGCAAAAGTTAAAATCAACCTATGTTGATGCCTTGCCAACAATGGTAAACGCTAAAACCGGCAGGGTGCATACTTCCTATAACCAGGCAGTAGCAGCAACCGGAAGGCTAAGCTCAACTAACCCCAACCTTCAAAATATCCCCATTAAAACCGAACGTGGCAGAGAAGTGCGGAAAGCTTTTATTCCTAGGGATAGCGGGCACACCATTGTATCTGCCGATTATTCGCAAATAGAGCTGCGCATTATAGCCGAGATCAGCAAGGATGCCAACATGATGGATGCCTTTGTTAAAAACCTCGACATCCATACGGCAACTGCGGCAAATGTTTACGGAATAACCCTTGAAGAAGTAACCAGCGAACAGCGCCGTAATGCCAAGGCGGTAAACTTTGGTATTATTTACGGGCAGTCCGCATTTGGATTGTCGCAAAGCCTGGGTATCCCGCGTAAAGAGGCTGCGGAAATAATAGACAACTACTTTGCCCAATTCCCCGGCATAAAAAATTACATGAGCGATACCATGAACTTTGCACGTGAGAACGGCTATGTGACCACGCTGATGGGCCGCCGCAGGTACCTGCGCGATATTAATTCGGCTAACGCAACGGTACGTGGGTTTGCAGAACGAAATGCCATTAATGCCCCTATCCAGGGCTCGGCGGCAGATATGATCAAGATCGCGATGATTAATATCCACCGTGAATTTAAATCACGCAACCTTGATGCCCGCATGACCATGCAGGTACATGATGAGTTGGTGTTTGATGTGCCGCATCACGAGGTGGAAGTGGTAAAGCCTATTATTATGGAATGTATGAAAAACGCCATAAAAACAACGGTACCTATTATGGTTGAAATTGGCACAGGAGATAACTGGTTGGAGGCCCATTAA
- a CDS encoding DNA-3-methyladenine glycosylase I translates to MTKEIHRCRWAGTDEIYIKYHDEEWGKETHDEKTLFEFLILEAAQAGLSWITILKRREGYRKAFANFDVHKVAGFTDEDAARLLQDPGIIRNKLKVHSAINSAKLFLDVQKEFGSFSIYLYSFMPEGKPINNTTGNTPASSPISDIISKDMKKRGFKFFGTTICYAYMQAVGMMNDHVPACSFK, encoded by the coding sequence ATGACCAAAGAAATACACCGCTGCCGCTGGGCCGGAACAGACGAAATCTATATAAAATATCATGATGAAGAATGGGGGAAGGAAACCCATGATGAGAAAACTTTATTTGAGTTCCTGATCCTGGAGGCGGCGCAGGCCGGCTTGAGCTGGATCACCATCCTGAAACGCAGGGAAGGTTACCGTAAAGCTTTTGCCAATTTTGATGTGCATAAGGTTGCCGGATTTACCGATGAAGATGCTGCACGCTTATTGCAAGACCCGGGGATTATCCGTAATAAATTAAAGGTTCATTCGGCTATAAACAGTGCCAAGTTATTTTTGGACGTGCAGAAGGAATTCGGTTCATTCAGTATTTATTTATACAGCTTTATGCCGGAAGGTAAACCAATTAATAACACAACAGGTAATACGCCGGCCAGCAGCCCTATATCGGACATTATTAGTAAAGACATGAAAAAGCGCGGGTTCAAATTTTTTGGTACTACCATTTGTTATGCCTACATGCAGGCTGTAGGTATGATGAACGACCATGTGCCGGCTTGTTCATTTAAATAA
- a CDS encoding carboxymuconolactone decarboxylase family protein — translation MGKLIEDFESYRTKMNDRIMDTANTNIKRFFALDTTTYADGALDVKTKEMLGLVASMVLRCDDCIKYHLGKCHEAGVKHDEMNEVFMIANLVGGSIVIPHYRRAVEYWDELNGVGL, via the coding sequence ATGGGGAAATTAATAGAAGATTTTGAGAGCTACCGCACAAAAATGAATGACAGGATAATGGACACGGCCAATACCAATATCAAACGGTTCTTTGCGCTGGACACCACCACCTATGCTGATGGGGCGCTTGATGTTAAAACAAAGGAAATGCTTGGCCTGGTAGCTTCAATGGTGCTGCGCTGTGATGATTGTATAAAGTACCACCTAGGCAAATGCCACGAAGCCGGGGTGAAGCACGATGAAATGAACGAAGTGTTTATGATAGCTAACCTGGTTGGGGGATCAATTGTTATTCCCCACTATCGCAGGGCGGTGGAGTACTGGGATGAATTGAATGGAGTTGGTTTGTAA